AGATTACATCCAGAAAAAAAGCGGTTCTGGTGTAATAGAAGCGTTTTGCACACAAGGTCATGCCTGTGCTCCCGTGGTTTTCCAGAGGAATTCTGGGAAGTGCAAGGAGTGGTTCGCAAAAGAGTAAATTAGAGCGTGTCATCGAAAATACTGCAGCTCCTGTTATGAAAGTATATGGTGGTGGATTTCCCCCTTGCCAGTTTCTGAACCCCGGTAGTTCAGGAAAACGTGGGTGAAGAAACTGGAAAGGAAGCACGTTGAGCAAATCTTAATGTTGATGTTGAGCAgaagactgactgactgcctgaCTGTATGAATGTGACGCATAATTAAAGGGAAAAGAGCAACAACTGAGTAAAAGAGGCTGATTATTCTTAAATACAGTCTTTTCCAATGGGAGTTCTGTATAACAGGATCGCCATCATGGGAGAGAAACCCTCAGCTGAAATGCAGCGCATTGTTTATCTTGTGGTCCGTCACGCTGGCCAAGTCTTGAGTGCCTCTTGTCATTGCAGCGATTATGATGTTCACATTTCTCCTGGTTGcataaactgaaaaacatcctGGGATTTATGAGCCTTGACAAGCCGACCACAGAGGACCTCAGCCAGGACGGTCCTGACTGGGAAAAGTTGGGCTCTAAGCTGCTGTGgtcaatatttttatattaaaaaatggATCGCAGGACCGCTTGTACATGGGAGAGGTCGCTTGCAGTGCCAGCTCTCTAGTTTATGCAGTGTCTTTCagcttgttttgattttccactCCACTAATCTCTTATTTTGGTTccctctcactgctctcatcagcATCTTTTCCAGGTGCAAggccacaaaaaaacatacactaCTAAACAAGACAAATTTAGCAAGTAAAGCTGGTTAACATGGTGGATCGttaagcagctaaagagccacGTATTTACAacaggtggtggagaccaaaacagagctaaaagtgtgtgtgtgtgtgtgtgtgtgtgtgtgtgtgtgtgtgtgtgtgtgtgtgtgtgtgtgtgtaaataagcTGCTGTTcgacaaaatgaaaatacttgtttctgctgcccccaggTGGCCACAAATATAACTTCTGCAAGTATAAAGCAGCTaatcacaaacactgactgctaccatatatgtatgtttttgcaGCTCCGACTCGTTGACTCATTGCTGCGTCTGAAAAGGCCTTTCAAAAATACTTCCCACAAGTAAAACCTCAGTCTTAAATTCTTGTGCAGAATGTAAAAGAAACCACAGTGGAAGGTGTGAAGATGGCGTAGGCGCATGTTGGTAAGGTGAGAGCGTTCAACCATGAAATGCCTCACATCCCTCTGAGAGCTAAAGGTCAACTCGCAGCTTCTCCCCACACGGAGGTGGCCGGCTGGGTGCTTACTCATGTGtcaccaacactcccctgacTCCTGTTCACACCTTTCCAACAATCCGCCCCGGGTGTCACGGAAACTATCCGGTGCCAGCGTAATGTGGCTTGCGTGGACCGGTGCCCGCTTCCCCTTTAGCATAAATTTTCTGCCCGCCGAGGGGAAGCAAACGTATCGCGGCAGTGACGGGAGCCTTGGCCGACGCTGGTGCTCCTGCCGGCCAAACAAAAGTCGCGGccgcagaggaagaaaaacaaaagtgggaGCTGATGTCTCAAGGTCGGGACGGTCCCAGGGCTTCGCTCGATTTGGCAACGTGCAATTTGGATTGTGTCACAACACAAAGTCACGAGAGAAATCCCAACAACTAtagttcattttttatgttttcatcagacCGCCTTGGATCCTTATAAGGTTTCTAAACAGCCCATCAGAAGAATAATGACTTTCCTTTtgccttcagctcctcctgctctttgttGTCTTGCGTGATAAGAAAGCAGAGGCCGCTCACGCCCATCTCCTCATGTCTGAAACATGGAAACCCACTGACACGTCACCTCAGTTCCTACATTCCTCGTCACCTCATCATGGCAAGTTCCTAAACCGACATTCATTCTCCCACGTGGGTCAACCGCAACAAAGGCCTCAGTCAATCATCCTGTTGATTTAAGAGTGTGTTTATCTCACAGCCCTAACTCATAAGACAGCTCGGGGACAGTGTTGACTTGTGTCGGACCGGTTCCTGCCCCAGCATCTGCGGCCAAGATCCACTGCAGGATATCTCGAAGAGATTACAGCCGGGTCAACgcaaaaaatagatttttctcagggaaacaaacaaaacccccGTCAGCTTGAGACTTTCCACTTTGCTCGAAAGTCTTTGCCCAAGTTCCCCTCGCTTTCCAACTCCCGTGGATCCTGAGCAGAATAACAAGTGGCCGCGTCTTTGGTCTCGTTTGTCTTGAGTTagcagacagaagaaaagacCCCCTTTCTCTGTCTAATCCCTCGGACTTTGGCTGAGGACAGACATGAGGGGCCCGGAGGAGGGAGCAGCGACAACGAGGGCAGAGTCCCCAGAGCTGAAAGTCTGCCCAGCTGATAACAACACTCGACTGTACAGACACACTCGTACTGTATTTCCCGGCCTCGGCCCGGCTGAGACGTGTCAGAGGAGAACAGGCTTTTACTGTGATGTGATTCAGATTTGAGGTTTAAAGGAAGATGATGCAGCTGCGGAGGGAAAGTGTTTCAACGTCCTTATTTGGAGATGACCTGATTCATTTTAGAAGCAAGTTGGTTATACTGCTCACTTTTCTGGCAGAGTATCTAATGTTTCCCACGGAAGATTTAGTGATAGCCGATCAAGTGAAACCTCGAGTGAAAGTACAGATTTCCCTGAGTTTAAACATTGGAAGTATTTGCAATAATACAACAGTACAACTCGGAGGCATTACGTATCTTTAATGCTTTTTTGATTCAATTTACAAAGACAACTTGTAGAAAAGGCTGTTAGAGTTAAAGGACTGGTCCGCCAAACTTAAAATAACAGATCTGCTAGCCACGCTGATACCTTTGGTTTAAATTGCCtgtcttgttttccttttaattaaatatttagtaAGCTGCTAATTGCGAAAATAGCTTTTCGGGGGCTTTATATGTAAAGCTGAAGCTGATAATCTCAAATAACTGAGAACAATTTGCCTCAGCCGACACTTCCTCTGAGCGTACGGCTGTCCGAAAGTAAAACTCAAGTGTTGTCAAATATTTAAAGTGTGTCTGAGACGCTCGGCTGCAGAGAAACCCACCGTGAAAGGCCTGAAAAGTTGTGATGTCTGCGGCTGAAGTCGCACCGCGAGCCTGCCACAGAGGCTTCTGTGGTTCCCTTTGAATCAGGGGGCGTAATTCAGCCCCGGGCTGCTTCAATCGCGGCTGGGAAGTCGGGTCAAGGCCTGAGGTTGTTCCAGTAAAATGTAACTGGTCTATTTGTGTCCGCGTTTccatgattttcatttatttttggtgtGGCCGGTTGGAGATGATGTACAGACTATAAGGTACGGCGGTGGCACAGCTACAAGGAGAGGAAGTTAACCACAGATAGGAGCCTTTATTCATGaaagcaaatgttttcagtggcaCGCTTCAATCTGTAGCTCCACAGGAAGTGCTGGGGGGGAGTGACCACATCCGGTCCGACACGCAAACTCGGTCGACCTTCGAATCGCGAGGACAGAAGTGAGGGTAGCACTGACTGCTCCTTAGAGATTAGAGGTGGGAAAACATAACACCAGCTCATGATATcacaaaggaaggaaaacatgaCACCTGCTGCTCcctacaaattaaaaaaaaaattatctttaaCCTTAAAATCAGTTGAATAATAagcactttttctcttttaggAACCCTGCTCACCTCTGTGGTGTTGATTGATTTCCCTTCTCTCTGCCCCACACAGGTCTAACTTGTCGCTCTTGCTCTAATTGGCTTTTAGGCCACATGTGTCGATTCAGCTTCGACACTAAAGGCTTTTTTTCCTAAAGCGAGTCGCCTGTGAACATCTCACATTGCCACCACATGCACATGAAGGTGTGGCAGGCGCTTCGCTCCGACTGTGGAATTCCTGCAGCGTTTCATTATTGTTGCACATGTGGTCTTTATGGATCAGAgtgggtgttgtgtgtgtgtggataagGACACGTACGTACTCGCTGTGTTTATTTTCGCATTCTTGTGTGGGATTGATATCGAGTAATTACAACCTCTGCCCATGATGTCGGGACATTCTTGCCTTGGGAAACTCACTTTTGACTGAGTGCTGCTGTTGGACCAAAAAGTTGCCATCTCATGTTCTGTAAACACCGACCTCCAATTCAGTTGTCTTCGTCTCTCTTGACTGAGCTGTGGACTAAACAATCACACCAACATGTGCAGTAACATTTTTATCTTGACCAGCGTTACgctctttgttggtttgtcatcaGCCGGTTAATCTggagtgaaatatctcaatatCTTTAGAGTGTATTGTAGagtctctgacctctgactgtTCAGCTCGTACAGCACCATCACCTGACATTCCCTTTCCTTTAATTGTTATCAGTATTTAGTATAGTATCATCTGTatttcagcagtttgttttgtgttcatgttgtaaTTGTTTAACGggtaaaaatactgaaaaatggTCCAACTTCCCAAAAACCTGGCGTCCTCCTGTCAAACTCAAAGCACTCGATCTTTTTTACCGATGAAGTCTGATCGGGAAGCCGGTTTCCACCCTGACAGGACATCCAGGCTGCTGAGGAAGGATTTGGGCTGCGTGATTAGTTCAAAATTGGAAAATGAAGCGTTGTGGAAAGTTTGTTGGAACAGAGCtgaccatctctctctctctgtccagacTGATTTGGAGGCCGGCGTCGCTGCTGCTTTGATGAAGGTCCAGCCGAGCTCTGAGCCTGACCTAGCTGCTCAGCACCGTGCCCTCCAGCTCAGCGTGCGCAGGAAGGGAACAGAGCTTTCACAGAACCGAGCCAACACGGCTGGTTCTGCTCCCACGAGCTGCGAAGACGCTGCTAATGCAGACACAAATATGTCTTGTCATTTACTACGACGTAAACAGAACTAAAACCCACATTATTCAACGCTAGATGTTTCACTAACAGTAGAGAAGTTGCTTTGATGAGTGATATGCATCAGTGTGTCTTTTAGCAACATGgaggtcctgtgtgtgtgtgtgtgtgtgtgtgtgtgtgtgtgtgtgtgtgtgtatttatatgtacattttaaaggtgcaacatgtaagtctaaaacattcaaattaaaaatatcaacagaatatgaagaaacaacagtgttagcatgctaacgggCTAGCTCCGGTGTCTCGTAATACTACTTTCAGAAGAGGAAATAACTAATCTACTAATCTACTACATCTACTCAGATTACTTGTCATTTATTGGCGTAGTTAGCAGTTACCATGGTGATATAGTGCCCCTTATTTGATTGGAGTATAAACTCAACacgtggccaattcttacatattgcacctttaatttagGTTGATTATCAATGTAAATTGTAAAAGTTGACTTCACTTTAAAAAATCGAGTAACGAAATTACCTTGAAACGACCGAGTAAAGCAGACTAATAAGTTAAAGTTGTTAAAACTTAATagtctactttacttggtaattttGAGGTAACTTGATGAGTAAGATCACCTCGTCAGATTTGACAGTGTAGCTTGATTTGCTCCATTTGAAGGGTTTTTTGACTGTGATGTGAAGCCTGCGGGACACATAagtataaatcaataaatcatttaacaATTAGGAGCTGATGTTACCTCACGATCATAAAGAGCACAAAAGACGGAATCAGAGTTTGAGTCGCTTCCATCCTTAGGTATCATTCACACCCAATCATGGGTCGTACAGCTTCTTCCAACTTGAAACTAGTGcacaaaaataaccaaaacCGCTGATCTTGTGATCGACAGGACCTTTTGAGGTAGCTCCTATTTAGATACACATTGGCTGCTCTTTGGCAGCGCGGCCTGATTGCAGCGGACCTCCAAATTGGACCCGACAGAGTATTACATCACCCCACAACCCTCTATTTGTGGTTGCTTTTGGGCAAGAGGGATGATTAGAAAGGGTGCCGTGCCAGTTTTGAACGAGACGTGCAAGTTACAGTAAACCAGAAAAAGCAGTGGGAccgctgaaaataaaaatctgactTATAGCGAAGCAGCCCTGTTGTGACTCAGACTGAAAGGATAGTTTGAGTGGGGACAGAATGAAAGGTTTGTTATTTAtagctgttgtgttgtgttgtgctgtgcgGGACAGAGACGGGCGGTCGACCTGTAACCTTCCTGTGTTCGGTGGTTAACACCGCCCAAACCGTCACTGTGTGGATGAAACCTGCAGCTGTGAATCACTGTTTGTGCGagactgtgtgtgcgtgtgttgtgcAGTAATGTGAACTGTAGGGAGCACCAGTGTCGTCTTTTTATTTGGGATAAATATTAATATAGGCCTTCATGGGGCTGTGTACAGTAAAGTTTAATGTTGTAGAAACTTTGATTAATCacgaaaaaaaacacattctaaCAATTAAACAGCTCTTTTAGATACAATTAAACTTTTACAGTTCAGCTATATGTATATAAAGAaggtttaaatgttaataaatgccGATATTGAAGTAAAAAATACTTTAAGTTGTCTACCTGCTGTTTCAGTTTAATAATCATGTCGTCAGTGTGAACAGTgttacagtattttattttttgatcaGTATTCACCTGTCTGTAAGAGTCCGTACGTAGTTTCCTGTACCGGTGCTGAAGTCAGAAATAAAACCTGAAACTTTATACGCCATCGTTTCAccgctgattttttttaatggtgtgtgttttggagacaCTGAGTAAGAGTTTCATACTAACGATCGCCAAACGAGCCGGGATTCCTTTGCAATAGCTGAATTATGGTGTATGAAGGCTGTGGGTGGTACTGTAACCTCACCAGAATCTTACAcaagaggaaactcatttccTTCCACAACCCACTCCAGTGACTTTACGCTTTCGCTCTCAGACCGTGCGAGTGGCATAACTCTGTCTTGGTGCCTTCTTTACAATGATCTATGACGAACCAACGCAAATATGTAAAGCTTTAAATAGTCTGAAACATGGCACACCCAGATCCACTACTGTTGTTGTTCCAGGTACGCCATGATTTGAGTGATTCGGTTGTGAGTCATGGATAAATTGAGTTTCAACACCagataatcatttgaaaaatacGGGGAAGGTGACAAATAGGCGTAATCTTTGGTAGACATGCTGCCACGGGCTTTTGTTAGATGTGAAGATTGTGGCGTAGCATGAAAAATACAGTTAGCAAGTGAGTCATGAAGAGTTAGCTTAAAACAGGCTAATGGATAAATGTTTGTTATACACAGAAAGAAGTAATGGTGAAAAGTAGCTAATTATTGATATAGTCAGCTGAAAGTAACTAATGAATAAACACCTGAAATTGTTTAattaaagaagctgaaacaatAGATAATTCATTGAAATGGTTGATGAACACATTTAGAAGATGTCAGTGTTGGGTACTGGAGTTTATTTGACATGGATGTAGAGGTttatcagataaaaacacacatttacttcAACTCTGTCAATATTCTGAAGACTGACAACTAAGCTTAAACTCAATAAGCTGTCCAAAATAATTCCTACATTTCCAATTTAACGTTTGTTCTTTCTAAAGAGAGCGGTAACCTAATTCTGTTTGGTTTCCGTGACTCTGTCCTCTTTTAGAAATCAACTTTGCAGTGTTCACTGGAGCGTTGTAACGTCTCTCCAAACATCTTCCATGTGCGTACAGACATTTGTTCCCTTCACAGTTTCCACAAACctcacaaaaacaggaaagggTACGTGTAAGCAGTTCCTTTGTTATCTGGAGACACCGCGGCAGTTGGCagatttatttggtttattaTTACAATGATTAACAAATCATCAAGGCTTatcctttaaaatgatttttaaggGCTTTGCTGATTTATCTTCAATCTGGCATCACCGAGTTAATGAGACGTCAGGTTTGAACCCGGAGTTTTGCTTTCACGCCACTAGATGGAGACCTTATTTCACTTGTGGAAAAAGTGAGTTCCCAAGATTTTCTTTGACTTATGCGGCCTTAATTCACACTTCTTGCACACAATTACTCCAATTCCACAGCACCATAATAACACAATGAACAAACAAGCCCAACTGTGAAATCTTTTGGCATCTTATATCAAGAGAAAACAGCTCCAGCACACAAAGCTTTCTCACTTCCTTGTCGACAGGCCTGAGGGGGGCAACAAGCCTCTACCTGCACGTGACACACGGTGGCTGGTGGGCGACTGCAGCACGTTGGGTGGGGTGCAGTTATGTTTTGCCACCGCCATAATGTGCAAAAAGTGCTTCAACTTTTAGCACTTTCAAAACCACAGAGGTAGCACATCCCACAGGCCCCGTGCTTCACGAAGCCCCTGCAGAGCGTCCGACTTCTCCCCTCCACTGctcagatcagagcagaattgGTTTTTGGGGGCATTTAAACAGCTGCAGTCTATTTTGCTTTAACTCTCTCGACTAGTAAATCTTCTTATGCTCTGATAGAGTTTTTAATCTACATTTCactaccatttttttttgtggttcgTGTTCAGGAAAAGGAATACCTAATGAACTTTAGAGAATCCCATCTCAACATCAAGGGCgttgtttgagtttttttttttttttggttcagttttttcTCGAGCGTGAAATCTGGTTTCACCCTGACCTGAAAGACGTCATTTCCTGGACTCGGGGTGGAAGATCGGTTGATCTGGCGATGAGCtgaaatagaacaaaaacaaggtTTTCCCCGCGTCTGTTGTCTGGCTCAAACAGGTGCCGTGTATTAACTGTACGTTAAAGGTGACTCATATTGAAAAATGGCAGGCGCCGTGTTGGGATTCGCAGCACTTCATTAGCACCGCGACTGGTTTCAGGGAAGAGTGTGTGACGGAATCAAAGAATGGAAAGTCTTACTGATGCACCTGCTTTCCCTCTTTAGCAtttactttttcaaaaatggCATTTAATGGGCCCCATGTGGTGAACGTGTGCACACTGCAGTCAATAATGAGATCAATTTTGGataattgttttgctttttttcatttgctaaTCATGTCAGCTAACATTCACTCTTTTTTTAAGCCAGTTTTGCTAAATTAGATTGCTAGCAGACATTAATTAATACCTCAAATTAGCCTACAAGTTAGCAAATATTCCATAAACCAGCCGACTGTTGAGCTTTTAATCACTTTGTTGCTTGGTTGTCATATAAACTAGAACCAAATACAGTGTTTCTGAGTTTGAGTTGACTCTTTGAGTAGAAGtttatgatttatttcatttacgGAGACAACACTTACAGCATTAGTAGATTCTGTGATTTGTGGTTTAATTCTGCTTCCTGTGCACCAGtcgactgtctgtctgctcccaAATGCAGCAAAGAAGCTGAACCCGAGAAAAGAAGCCGTTTCAAGCAAGAACACGTCAGCgtgaacgcacacacaccacacacacacacacacacacacacacacacacacaccagatcaACAGGccattaccaaaaaaaaaggtatctGCAATGGATGTGCACACAAAGAGTTTATCTGTACaggaagcaaaacaaagttCACATGTAAACGTGTGActttctgcagacacacacacacacacacacacacacacacacacacacacacacacacacacacacacacacacccacacacacagccatagACAAACAATGGTGGTTTCTCACCTAAGAAATTTCACTTCTCTACTATAACAGATTGATTTACAAGAAATACACATTCGCCTTGACTCGTGACAGCAAACACACGTTGCATTATGAATAAATGTGCACTGTTCCTTCATTGTataaaataattgaattatTCTAAAGTCATGAAAACCCAATCTGTCATTCACAAAGCATGTAACTCACAAACATAATGACAGCGCAGCATTGACAAACTCATTCGACACacaaatcagtgaaaacatcaATAAATCTGATACATATTACAGGTTACAAAACTTTGAAATGAGACACTATGAAAAGTTTTGATATTAGTCATAGCTCTAATATTGACATTTAACTTAGCAGTTTGATGTCAAGGTATCGTGGGATCGTTTTCATAGATATGATGTGGGCTCAGATTTGGCGCCATCCTGGATCTTCTCTCACTGCAGACACCTCGTACTGACACCAGGAGAGATGATGAGTTATTAGAATCATCAGAGTGAATATGTAGCGTcacatattcattttttattgcaTGTTATCGTTTCTCGGGTTGCTGCACAGTGACCGCATGTGGTATTCTTACCTTTACACCCGGATCTCGATGCTACATAGATGATCATCACCACGATGATTAACGCTACGATTCCAACAACGCGGAACGCATAGTGGGGGAAAGCAGGATAGAAAGCAGGTCCTGTAGGATGAAAAGATGACATCGAAGAAGCATCGATGTATGTGGATTTAGTTTGTGTGCAAAGAGAAATCAGCTTTCATCCCGTACTGATTTTCTCATGTGGTTCCAACACATAGTTATAGTCGACAACATCTGAAAAACAcgtcagattgtttttttacCACAAAAATAGTGACACAGCTTCCACCTGATTGTTTGGCAAATAGTGACGACTTCAAACTTGATCATTGAGGAGTTGGAAAAGAATCGCtcaccagagacagagacgttGATGTTGTGGCCCAAGCTGCCTCCACCCTGGCACTGATACTCACCTGAGTCGCTCATGAGAATCTTTTTAAAGACCAAAAACGATATCCCTCGTGAATCGtctatttttttccactctaTTTTGATGTGGCTGTTACTGCTGACATTGACAGGGACAACAGATTGCCCAAGTTTAAACCAGGAGACTGTTGGTGGTGAGTTGTTGCAGAAAATAACTGTGCAGTTAATCCTCAGTTCTTCCCCAATGGAAGTCTTATACACTGTGTTGCGACGTACTCTGATTTCAAACTCACAATCTTCACctgcaaaatcaaaacaacagaatatgtTCATTCACCTTTAGTTGATGGTTTACTGCACTGCTGTAATGGAGCAATAAAATCTGTTACCAGCTAATTATAACAGAATAATGACAGTGAGCAGTGAACATGAATGACATTTAGAATTTCTGCTATGCTGTGGAGCGGCGCACTCTCATTTCAATGTCACAATCATCACCTGcaaaaggaaaatgacaaaacatacAGATAAAACATGACTCGACAGTTCTCATTTATAAGCAAATATAAGAAAAGGAACAGTGTCACCAATTGGTTTGTGGACTCCAGTTCTGAAGCCTCGAGTTCTCAATCACAAGGTCTCCACACAAGGGACTGAACATTGATGAATGTCATTCTGGGACCCAAAGCCAAAGTCGCGTATACATGTTTCTTTACTTGAATAATTTAAAAGGTTCTTGACAGTATGTTTGAACATCAGCTGTATCTCCAAGTGTCTTTCACTGACTGTAAAGAATCAGGATGTAAAACTCAACCTCAAGCACTGACTAGAAAACGAGTGAAACTAATcgaacattttgaaaaaaggtCAGTGGGAGTGGTACGGAGAAAAATTAGATCACAGACGTTTGATGGTTTTTGTcaatgctgcagctgtgaccATCAGACAGTCAGGAAGTCACCTATAGTACCCTTGTGGTTAGAGCGCTCTTCCGCCACTCTACTACCGGAAACAACTTCTCTTAATATAATGAAGTTTACATaacaaaactgtaatttcaGGTTTAGATCAGGGCGTGCTGGTCTCAATAAAGGAGAAAAATTTGGAGAGAAAGAACAGCAAAAGATCTGCTTAAATAACAATGACTGCCCAGGGGAAAAGACAAATGGACCAAAGTAAAGCTCATTTTCAGGATATTTCTACAACCttaaatagttttttaaaaGATATGGCTGATATATTTTATCACCTATACATACTCACTTAAATTGACTCCAGCCTAATGAACATTAATCCATTTCCGTGTTGAGGTTTCATGCTGCGTTATCTTAAATATTAGCTGTATTTGTGATAATATTAAAAAACTTTTCAGCCTTTGAATCCTGTaacactgtcaaacacaatTTCTGACACATACTTGTGAACACCTTAGGaggcagaaagacaaaaaacaacgTAACAAAGACCTCCTCTGATTGACGGGTGAATATAGAATAACAAAGACTTACTATCAGCTTCCAAATGGACAAGAAGCGCCGCTAAGATGGACATGTGAAGGATCGTCAGGCAGCCGTTAAGTCTCATGGTGGCAAAACTTCAAGTACAAGCTATCCTGTTCTGTAGAGCAACTAATACTGCAGGTCTGTTCTATATACCACCGTAAGTGACATGTGGTtaacttcacttcctgttttggatTACCCATGGTCTGTGCGTTTGCACTCCCCTGGTTACAGAATATGTTATACAAACCTAAATACCCTTAACGTACATATCACAGCccaaaaaggacatttttggCACACACACCTTTGAGTAAACAGCACAAAAGGGAGTCAGCGGTGATTGCATCACATATTATTAATTCAAATCAAACAGTTACGGATACACATGTCATCTGATTGCACAAAACGATGAGATTATTATTACATTCtctattaattattaattattaattaattatcttAGTTACAGAAATTAAACAGGTTGTG
This genomic interval from Acanthopagrus latus isolate v.2019 chromosome 24, fAcaLat1.1, whole genome shotgun sequence contains the following:
- the LOC119015469 gene encoding uncharacterized protein LOC119015469 isoform X2, which gives rise to MRLNGCLTILHMSILAALLVHLEADSEDCEFEIRVRRNTVYKTSIGEELRINCTVIFCNNSPPTVSWFKLGQSVVPVNVSSNSHIKIEWKKIDDSRGISFLVFKKILMSDSGEYQCQGGGSLGHNINVSVSGPAFYPAFPHYAFRVVGIVALIIVVMIIYVASRSGCKVRGVCSERRSRMAPNLSPHHIYENDPTIP
- the LOC119015469 gene encoding uncharacterized protein LOC119015469 isoform X1 → MRLNGCLTILHMSILAALLVHLEADSEDCEFEIRVRRNTVYKTSIGEELRINCTVIFCNNSPPTVSWFKLGQSVVPVNVSSNSHIKIEWKKIDDSRGISFLVFKKILMSDSGEYQCQGGGSLGHNINVSVSDVVDYNYVLEPHEKIRPAFYPAFPHYAFRVVGIVALIIVVMIIYVASRSGCKVRGVCSERRSRMAPNLSPHHIYENDPTIP